One Panicum virgatum strain AP13 chromosome 3N, P.virgatum_v5, whole genome shotgun sequence DNA segment encodes these proteins:
- the LOC120666440 gene encoding pathogenesis-related protein B-like isoform X1, with translation MAQCSGHTITQKTLISDQYFVFSSSLISVNRLVATMVVGKVTLEYPVAVSVELLWKVAFSGNVSIFTKACVGMIDAIEVEGDGGPGSVTTMKLNPAVSDTKVFKTRLLSRDAAARVVKSEMVVEGELAGKFKSQVSEVKVVPAGEGACAVHMTVVYERVDGTLLPPEEEARIGQGYLGLIKKVEEYLVAHPSEFA, from the exons ATGGCTCAGTGTTCAGGACACACAATCACACAAAAGACTCTCATCAGTGACCAGTACTTCGTCTTCAGTTCTTCACTGATCAGTGTCAACCGACTTGTTGCCACGATGGTTGTCGGCAAAGTCACACTGGAGTACCCGGTGGCCGTGTCGGTCGAGCTGCTGTGGAAGGTGGCCTTCTCCGGCAACGTGTCCATCTTCACCAAGGCCTGCGTCGGCATGATTGATGCCATCGAGGTCGAAGGCGACGGCGGGCCCGGGAGCGTCACCACCATGAAGCTCAACCCTG CAGTGAGCGACACGAAGGTGTTCAAGACCCGGCTCCTGTCGCGTgatgcggcggcgcgcgtggtgAAGTCGGAGATGGTGGTAGAGGGCGAACTGGCCGGGAAGTTCAAGTCGCAGGTGTCCGAGGTGAAGGTGGTGCCAGCCGGCGAGGGAGCCTGCGCGGTGCACATGACGGTGGTTTACGAGCGGGTGGACGGcacgctgctgccgccggaggaggaggccaggatcGGGCAGGGCTACCTCGGCCTCATCAAGAAGGTGGAGGAGTACCTCGTCGCGCACCCCAGCGAGTTCGCCTAA
- the LOC120666439 gene encoding uncharacterized protein LOC120666439, whose product MVVGKVTLEYKVAVSVELLWKVAFSGDVSIFTKACVGMIDAIEVDGDGGPGSVTTMKLNPAVSDAKVFKTRLLSRTPASSPKAAMSIIVAIGPVKSVLNKLNDGDHAMGVFFISKSE is encoded by the exons ATGGTTGTCGGCAAAGTCACACTGGAGTACAAGGTGGCCGTGTCGGTCGAGCTGCTGTGGAAGGTGGCCTTCTCCGGCGACGTGTCCATCTTCACCAAGGCCTGCGTCGGCATGATTGATGCCATCGaggtcgacggcgacggcgggcccGGGAGCGTCACCACCATGAAGCTCAACCCTG CCGTGAGCGATGCGAAGGTGTTCAAGACCCGGCTCCTGTCGCGCACCCCAGCGAGTTCGCCTAAAGCTGCCATGAGCATCATCGTGGCGATCGGGCCAGTGAAATCCGTgttaaataaattaaatgatggTGATCATGCCATGGGTGTGTTCTTTATTTCAAAATCGGAATAA
- the LOC120666440 gene encoding pathogenesis-related protein B-like isoform X2, translating to MAQCSGHTITQKTLISDQYFVFSSSLISVNRLVATMVVGKVTLEYPVAVSVELLWKVAFSGNVSIFTKACVGMIDAIEVEGDGGPGSVTTMKLNPVSDTKVFKTRLLSRDAAARVVKSEMVVEGELAGKFKSQVSEVKVVPAGEGACAVHMTVVYERVDGTLLPPEEEARIGQGYLGLIKKVEEYLVAHPSEFA from the exons ATGGCTCAGTGTTCAGGACACACAATCACACAAAAGACTCTCATCAGTGACCAGTACTTCGTCTTCAGTTCTTCACTGATCAGTGTCAACCGACTTGTTGCCACGATGGTTGTCGGCAAAGTCACACTGGAGTACCCGGTGGCCGTGTCGGTCGAGCTGCTGTGGAAGGTGGCCTTCTCCGGCAACGTGTCCATCTTCACCAAGGCCTGCGTCGGCATGATTGATGCCATCGAGGTCGAAGGCGACGGCGGGCCCGGGAGCGTCACCACCATGAAGCTCAACCCTG TGAGCGACACGAAGGTGTTCAAGACCCGGCTCCTGTCGCGTgatgcggcggcgcgcgtggtgAAGTCGGAGATGGTGGTAGAGGGCGAACTGGCCGGGAAGTTCAAGTCGCAGGTGTCCGAGGTGAAGGTGGTGCCAGCCGGCGAGGGAGCCTGCGCGGTGCACATGACGGTGGTTTACGAGCGGGTGGACGGcacgctgctgccgccggaggaggaggccaggatcGGGCAGGGCTACCTCGGCCTCATCAAGAAGGTGGAGGAGTACCTCGTCGCGCACCCCAGCGAGTTCGCCTAA